Proteins from one Bombus affinis isolate iyBomAffi1 chromosome 1, iyBomAffi1.2, whole genome shotgun sequence genomic window:
- the LOC126914345 gene encoding tectonin beta-propeller repeat-containing protein isoform X3, translating into MNSWCAIAPLHKDATKEPFIDISVGGNQIPGGNPGCLVVWAVTAHGRVMFRVGTSTTCPEGQRWSTIKLANGYEVCQISVGITGLVWAVLMIGKAIVRTGVTRENPMGEDWVEVDPPQKDLKLTQVSVGTDAVWAVTQDGNVWFRKGIKGEMSGVCEQMGAGTGWVEMLSKMSLVSVAPNDQVWAIGHEDRCLYYRSGITQSELTGKKWRLINAPLQLSRASSNASLSSSNRHSMCGTPQQQRHQSWGSLNRPHSTSEGTMLIREWEEQSRSAPTPTSLKLWQRTNDGTSNKNPQQTSFQDIYLNEGKKRSANSLDMDDLTEASVANITISNESLTKTGESIVVSGKGMGNVVKINPAAWSPVHSIGSMVGAEAHPETDGSIFDPDLTSDSGVYGEDESSGAMYWAECDTSWYKVEAGACFVDTSNPPKWIADTNGTGHGDIAETWRIYILEELKKRLQKVQYDPSIYEKVVEKSSWIKNGDAKCKVKGSTSYEDCIIELEWISSDNDSLDSGIVTILNSDGATTIMQFPVSEIMCVICCSEPGNPRIAIHTPRMPRSKVLRLQFSSDTEMEDWLAHLTSVSCKMNNVYGKPGPNSIWATTALGDVYLYDPAALEENQLSNDGYIQELDAGKGLPFECVLQNGFGYGSSLKITACIHDDADRLSINFVCYSTVSLKQKSVMDSHDVALHFNPRLKENIIVRNTYQNGQWGDEERNGGSPLKPGSDFTLEIVCEQRGYKIYIDDTEFTCYSHRILPQSITHLRIKGLMTLCSIFYKSISVIIDPTTMFWRQMGGHLKKVETCSVGVTWGIGYGSTAWVYTGGWGGLFLKGLDSNTGINCMVDTHNYYVYENQRWNPVTGYTSHGLPTDRYMWSDASGRHKRTREHTKLLSMHWHWVSDWIVDFHTPGGVDRDGWQYARDFPAQYHGKKQFTDYVRRRRWFRRCQLTTSGPWQELGNTKLLDVSLYAPGKPGSDAPVYIWAIASNGEALFRRGVSESCPMGVSWEHIPSDQALVGISCGPCGQVWAVGKNGSSYWRLGITPAKPTGIQWQNVEPPSGAHLKQISVGKDVVWALDMAGKLSVRHGVQVNVFPEGTHWQTLPVMPNDPIHIDMAVANAKQGFRQVAIAREQGQVWAVSGAGILCRRIGITDENPAGTGWATGIGANWQHISIGGLVNKTK; encoded by the exons ATGAATTCGTGGTGTGCTATTGCACCTCTTCATAAAGATGCAACTAAG GAACCATTTATTGACATATCTGTGGGTGGAAATCAAATACCTGGAGGTAATCCTGGATGCCTTGTAGTCTGGGCAGTAACTGCTCATGGGAGg GTAATGTTTCGTGTTGGAACTAGTACAACTTGTCCTGAAGGTCAAAGGTGGAGTACTATAAAATTAGCAAATGGATATGAGGTGTGTCAAATCAGTGTTGGAATTACTGGTCTTGTATGGGCTGTATTAATGATTGGCAAAGCAATTGTGCGCACAGGTGTTACTAGAGAAAATCCCATGG GAGAAGATTGGGTAGAAGTTGATCCTCCACAAAAAGATTTAAAATTAACACAAGTTAGTGTGGGTACAGATGCCGTGTGGGCTGTAACCCAAGATGGAAATGTATGGTTCAGAAAAGGCATTAAAGGTGAAATGAGTGGAGTATGTGAACAAATGGGTGCTGGCACTGGATGGGTGGAAATGTTAAGTAAGATGTCACTAGTATCTGTTGCTCCAAATGATCAG GTTTGGGCTATTGGTCATGAGGATAGATGTTTATATTATCGTTCTGGCATTACACAATCGGAATTAACGGGTAAAAAATGGAGATTAATAAATGCACCTCTTCAGCTTAGTCGAGCAAGTAGCAATGCTAGTTTATCATCGAGTAATAGACATAGTATGTGTGGTACTCCTCAACAACAGAGGCATCAAAGTTGGGGATCATTG AATCGACCACATAGTACTAGCGAAGGTACTATGTTGATTAGAGAATGGGAAGAACAATCTCGTTCTGCACCAACACCAACATCTTTGAAATTATGGCAACGTACGAACGATGGTACTTCTAATAAAAATCCACAGCAAACTTCTTTCCAGGATATATATCTAAATGAAGGCAAGAAAAG ATCGGCGAATTCATTAGATATGGATGATTTAACTGAAGCTAGCGTTGCGAATATAACTATATCGAATGAGTCATTAACTAAAACTGGAGAATCTATAGTAGTTTCTGGAAAAGGGATGGGGAATGTTGTCAAG ATCAATCCAGCTGCATGGAGCCCTGTTCATTCAATTGGCTCCATGGTAGGCGCTGAAGCTCATCCAGAAACAGATGGAAGTATTTTCGATCCTGACTTGACTAGTGATTCCGGTGTTTACGGAGAAGATGAGAGCTCTGGGGCAATGTATTGGGCTGAATGTGATACCTCTTGGTATAAGGTAGAAGCTGGAGCATGTTTTGTTGACACATCTAATCCCCCGAAATG GATTGCAGATACAAATGGTACAGGTCACGGCGACATAGCCgagacatggagaatatatatTTTAGAGGAGTTAAAAAAAAGATTACAAAAAGTACAATACGATCCATCAATATACGAGAAAGTAGTTGAGAA ATCATCTTGGATAAAGAATGGTGATGCAAAATGCAAAGTTAAGGGGAGTACTTCATATGAAGATTGCATTATTGAATTAGAATGGATAAGTAGTGACAATGATTCTTTAGATTCTGGAATTGTAACTATTTTAAATTCGGACGGAGCGACAACAATT ATGCAATTTCCTGTGTCTGAGATTATGTGTGTAATATGCTGTAGTGAACCAGGTAATCCACGGATAGCGATTCATACTCCTCGTATGCCTCGTTCTAAAGTTCTTAGATTACAGTTTTCTAGTGATACTGAAATGGAAGACTGGCTAGCGCATTTAACCTCAG tttCTTGTAAAATGAATAATGTTTATGGGAAACCTGGTCCTAATTCAATATGGGCTACAACTGCATTAGGAGATGTGTATCTATATGACCCTGCTGCCTTAGAA gaaaatcaaCTTTCTAATGATGGTTATATACAAGAATTGGATGCTGGAAAAGGCTTGCCTTTTGAATGTGTTTTGCAAAACGGTTTTGGATATGGCAGTTCTCTAAAAATTACAGCTTGTATTCATGATGATGCTGACAG GCTATCAATTAATTTTGTTTGTTATTCAACGGTATCACTGAAACAAAAGTCTGTAATGGATAGCCATGATGTAGCATTACATTTTAATCCAAGACTAAAGGAAAACATAATTGTACGAAATACATATCAAAATGGACAATGGGGTGACGAAGAAAGAAACGGAGGTAGTCCGTTAAAACCTGGTTCTGATTTCACCTTAGAAATTGTTTGTGAACAACGaggatataaaatttatatcgatGATACGGAATTTACTTGTTATAGCCACAGAATATTACCACAGAGCATTACTCATTTACGAATCAAAGGATTGATGACATTGTgtagcatattttataaatcCATATCT GTAATAATTGATCCAACTACTATGTTTTGGAGGCAAATGGGTGGACATTTAAAAAAGGTTGAAACTTGTTCTGTTGGTGTAACATGGGGAATAGGATATGGTAGTACTGCATGGGTATATACTGGTGGTTGGGGTGGTTTATTCCTGAAAG GATTAGATAGTAATACGGGAATAAACTGCATGGTTGATACTCACAATTATTATGTTTATGAAAATCAGCGTTGGAATCCGGTAACTGGATACACATCTCATGGTCTTCCAACTGATCGTTACATGTGGAGTGATGCATCTGGACGACATAAACGTACCCGAGAACATACTAAACTATTATCGATGCACTGGCATTGG GTGTCAGATTGGATAGTAGATTTTCATACCCCTGGAGGTGTCGATAGAGACGGATGGCAGTATGCTAGAGATTTTCCTGCTCAATATCATGGTAAAAAACAGTTTACCGATTACGTTAGACGAAGACGATGGTTTCGAAGGTGTCAATTAACAACTAGTGGACCCTGGCAAGAATTAGGGAACACAAAATTACTTGATGTTTCTTTATAT GCACCTGGGAAACCTGGTTCTGATGCTCCTGTTTATATATGGGCCATTGCTTCTAATGGCGAAGCTTTGTTTAGAAGAGGTGTTTCGGAATCTTGCCCAATG ggAGTTTCATGGGAACATATACCAAGTGATCAAGCTTTAGTAGGTATTTCATGTGGTCCATGCGGGCAAGTATGGGCTGTTGGAAAGAATGGTTCTTCTTACTGGAGATTAGGTATTACTCCTGCAAAACCAACAG GAATACAATGGCAGAATGTTGAACCACCATCAGGTGCTCATTTGAAACAGATTTCTGTTGGAAAAGACGTGGTGTGGGCTTTAGATATGGCGGGTAAATTATCTGTGCGCCATGGTGTGCAAGTGAACGTTTTCCCAGAAGGAACGCACTGGCAAACGCTTCCTGTGATGCCGAATGATCCCATACACATAG ATATGGCTGTTGCAAATGCGAAACAAGGCTTTCGACAAGTTGCCATTGCAAGAGAACAGGGTCAAGTTTGGGCAGTTTCAGGAGCTGGTATACTTTGTCGTAGAATAGGTATTACAGATGAAAATCCTGCTGGGACTGGTTGGGCAACCGGGATAGGG GCAAATTGGCAACATATAAGTATAGGAGGACTTGTAAATAAAACAAAGTGA
- the LOC126914345 gene encoding tectonin beta-propeller repeat-containing protein isoform X4 gives MQLRNHLLTYLWVEIKYLEVMFRVGTSTTCPEGQRWSTIKLANGYEVCQISVGITGLVWAVLMIGKAIVRTGVTRENPMGEDWVEVDPPQKDLKLTQVSVGTDAVWAVTQDGNVWFRKGIKGEMSGVCEQMGAGTGWVEMLSKMSLVSVAPNDQVWAIGHEDRCLYYRSGITQSELTGKKWRLINAPLQLSRASSNASLSSSNRHSMCGTPQQQRHQSWGSLNRPHSTSEGTMLIREWEEQSRSAPTPTSLKLWQRTNDGTSNKNPQQTSFQDIYLNEGKKRSANSLDMDDLTEASVANITISNESLTKTGESIVVSGKGMGNVVKINPAAWSPVHSIGSMVGAEAHPETDGSIFDPDLTSDSGVYGEDESSGAMYWAECDTSWYKVEAGACFVDTSNPPKWIADTNGTGHGDIAETWRIYILEELKKRLQKVQYDPSIYEKVVEKSSWIKNGDAKCKVKGSTSYEDCIIELEWISSDNDSLDSGIVTILNSDGATTIMQFPVSEIMCVICCSEPGNPRIAIHTPRMPRSKVLRLQFSSDTEMEDWLAHLTSVSCKMNNVYGKPGPNSIWATTALGDVYLYDPAALEENQLSNDGYIQELDAGKGLPFECVLQNGFGYGSSLKITACIHDDADRLSINFVCYSTVSLKQKSVMDSHDVALHFNPRLKENIIVRNTYQNGQWGDEERNGGSPLKPGSDFTLEIVCEQRGYKIYIDDTEFTCYSHRILPQSITHLRIKGLMTLCSIFYKSISVIIDPTTMFWRQMGGHLKKVETCSVGVTWGIGYGSTAWVYTGGWGGLFLKGLDSNTGINCMVDTHNYYVYENQRWNPVTGYTSHGLPTDRYMWSDASGRHKRTREHTKLLSMHWHWVSDWIVDFHTPGGVDRDGWQYARDFPAQYHGKKQFTDYVRRRRWFRRCQLTTSGPWQELGNTKLLDVSLYAPGKPGSDAPVYIWAIASNGEALFRRGVSESCPMGVSWEHIPSDQALVGISCGPCGQVWAVGKNGSSYWRLGITPAKPTGIQWQNVEPPSGAHLKQISVGKDVVWALDMAGKLSVRHGVQVNVFPEGTHWQTLPVMPNDPIHIDMAVANAKQGFRQVAIAREQGQVWAVSGAGILCRRIGITDENPAGTGWATGIGANWQHISIGGLVNKTK, from the exons ATGCAACTAAG GAACCATTTATTGACATATCTGTGGGTGGAAATCAAATACCTGGAG GTAATGTTTCGTGTTGGAACTAGTACAACTTGTCCTGAAGGTCAAAGGTGGAGTACTATAAAATTAGCAAATGGATATGAGGTGTGTCAAATCAGTGTTGGAATTACTGGTCTTGTATGGGCTGTATTAATGATTGGCAAAGCAATTGTGCGCACAGGTGTTACTAGAGAAAATCCCATGG GAGAAGATTGGGTAGAAGTTGATCCTCCACAAAAAGATTTAAAATTAACACAAGTTAGTGTGGGTACAGATGCCGTGTGGGCTGTAACCCAAGATGGAAATGTATGGTTCAGAAAAGGCATTAAAGGTGAAATGAGTGGAGTATGTGAACAAATGGGTGCTGGCACTGGATGGGTGGAAATGTTAAGTAAGATGTCACTAGTATCTGTTGCTCCAAATGATCAG GTTTGGGCTATTGGTCATGAGGATAGATGTTTATATTATCGTTCTGGCATTACACAATCGGAATTAACGGGTAAAAAATGGAGATTAATAAATGCACCTCTTCAGCTTAGTCGAGCAAGTAGCAATGCTAGTTTATCATCGAGTAATAGACATAGTATGTGTGGTACTCCTCAACAACAGAGGCATCAAAGTTGGGGATCATTG AATCGACCACATAGTACTAGCGAAGGTACTATGTTGATTAGAGAATGGGAAGAACAATCTCGTTCTGCACCAACACCAACATCTTTGAAATTATGGCAACGTACGAACGATGGTACTTCTAATAAAAATCCACAGCAAACTTCTTTCCAGGATATATATCTAAATGAAGGCAAGAAAAG ATCGGCGAATTCATTAGATATGGATGATTTAACTGAAGCTAGCGTTGCGAATATAACTATATCGAATGAGTCATTAACTAAAACTGGAGAATCTATAGTAGTTTCTGGAAAAGGGATGGGGAATGTTGTCAAG ATCAATCCAGCTGCATGGAGCCCTGTTCATTCAATTGGCTCCATGGTAGGCGCTGAAGCTCATCCAGAAACAGATGGAAGTATTTTCGATCCTGACTTGACTAGTGATTCCGGTGTTTACGGAGAAGATGAGAGCTCTGGGGCAATGTATTGGGCTGAATGTGATACCTCTTGGTATAAGGTAGAAGCTGGAGCATGTTTTGTTGACACATCTAATCCCCCGAAATG GATTGCAGATACAAATGGTACAGGTCACGGCGACATAGCCgagacatggagaatatatatTTTAGAGGAGTTAAAAAAAAGATTACAAAAAGTACAATACGATCCATCAATATACGAGAAAGTAGTTGAGAA ATCATCTTGGATAAAGAATGGTGATGCAAAATGCAAAGTTAAGGGGAGTACTTCATATGAAGATTGCATTATTGAATTAGAATGGATAAGTAGTGACAATGATTCTTTAGATTCTGGAATTGTAACTATTTTAAATTCGGACGGAGCGACAACAATT ATGCAATTTCCTGTGTCTGAGATTATGTGTGTAATATGCTGTAGTGAACCAGGTAATCCACGGATAGCGATTCATACTCCTCGTATGCCTCGTTCTAAAGTTCTTAGATTACAGTTTTCTAGTGATACTGAAATGGAAGACTGGCTAGCGCATTTAACCTCAG tttCTTGTAAAATGAATAATGTTTATGGGAAACCTGGTCCTAATTCAATATGGGCTACAACTGCATTAGGAGATGTGTATCTATATGACCCTGCTGCCTTAGAA gaaaatcaaCTTTCTAATGATGGTTATATACAAGAATTGGATGCTGGAAAAGGCTTGCCTTTTGAATGTGTTTTGCAAAACGGTTTTGGATATGGCAGTTCTCTAAAAATTACAGCTTGTATTCATGATGATGCTGACAG GCTATCAATTAATTTTGTTTGTTATTCAACGGTATCACTGAAACAAAAGTCTGTAATGGATAGCCATGATGTAGCATTACATTTTAATCCAAGACTAAAGGAAAACATAATTGTACGAAATACATATCAAAATGGACAATGGGGTGACGAAGAAAGAAACGGAGGTAGTCCGTTAAAACCTGGTTCTGATTTCACCTTAGAAATTGTTTGTGAACAACGaggatataaaatttatatcgatGATACGGAATTTACTTGTTATAGCCACAGAATATTACCACAGAGCATTACTCATTTACGAATCAAAGGATTGATGACATTGTgtagcatattttataaatcCATATCT GTAATAATTGATCCAACTACTATGTTTTGGAGGCAAATGGGTGGACATTTAAAAAAGGTTGAAACTTGTTCTGTTGGTGTAACATGGGGAATAGGATATGGTAGTACTGCATGGGTATATACTGGTGGTTGGGGTGGTTTATTCCTGAAAG GATTAGATAGTAATACGGGAATAAACTGCATGGTTGATACTCACAATTATTATGTTTATGAAAATCAGCGTTGGAATCCGGTAACTGGATACACATCTCATGGTCTTCCAACTGATCGTTACATGTGGAGTGATGCATCTGGACGACATAAACGTACCCGAGAACATACTAAACTATTATCGATGCACTGGCATTGG GTGTCAGATTGGATAGTAGATTTTCATACCCCTGGAGGTGTCGATAGAGACGGATGGCAGTATGCTAGAGATTTTCCTGCTCAATATCATGGTAAAAAACAGTTTACCGATTACGTTAGACGAAGACGATGGTTTCGAAGGTGTCAATTAACAACTAGTGGACCCTGGCAAGAATTAGGGAACACAAAATTACTTGATGTTTCTTTATAT GCACCTGGGAAACCTGGTTCTGATGCTCCTGTTTATATATGGGCCATTGCTTCTAATGGCGAAGCTTTGTTTAGAAGAGGTGTTTCGGAATCTTGCCCAATG ggAGTTTCATGGGAACATATACCAAGTGATCAAGCTTTAGTAGGTATTTCATGTGGTCCATGCGGGCAAGTATGGGCTGTTGGAAAGAATGGTTCTTCTTACTGGAGATTAGGTATTACTCCTGCAAAACCAACAG GAATACAATGGCAGAATGTTGAACCACCATCAGGTGCTCATTTGAAACAGATTTCTGTTGGAAAAGACGTGGTGTGGGCTTTAGATATGGCGGGTAAATTATCTGTGCGCCATGGTGTGCAAGTGAACGTTTTCCCAGAAGGAACGCACTGGCAAACGCTTCCTGTGATGCCGAATGATCCCATACACATAG ATATGGCTGTTGCAAATGCGAAACAAGGCTTTCGACAAGTTGCCATTGCAAGAGAACAGGGTCAAGTTTGGGCAGTTTCAGGAGCTGGTATACTTTGTCGTAGAATAGGTATTACAGATGAAAATCCTGCTGGGACTGGTTGGGCAACCGGGATAGGG GCAAATTGGCAACATATAAGTATAGGAGGACTTGTAAATAAAACAAAGTGA